One genomic segment of Natrialbaceae archaeon AArc-T1-2 includes these proteins:
- a CDS encoding 30S ribosomal protein S4 codes for MPLGTDTKQYETPNHPFQGERIATEHSLIDRYGLANKEELWRAQSQLRSYRREARELLAQPQDEETVMRRREEFLGRLKRIGVLDESGDLGAVLGLEIEDVLERRLQTVVYRKGLANTTRQARQFIIHGHVVVGDRRHQIPSYVVDVDEEGLVAFDENSPLADELHPERAEGQ; via the coding sequence ATGCCGCTTGGAACCGACACCAAACAGTACGAGACGCCGAATCACCCCTTCCAGGGTGAACGAATCGCAACCGAGCACTCGCTGATCGACCGCTACGGGCTCGCGAACAAAGAAGAGCTCTGGCGGGCCCAGTCTCAGCTTCGGTCCTACCGACGCGAGGCTCGTGAGCTGCTCGCCCAGCCACAGGACGAAGAGACCGTCATGCGCCGACGCGAGGAGTTTCTCGGCCGGCTCAAGCGCATCGGCGTCCTAGACGAGTCGGGCGATCTCGGTGCCGTCCTCGGCCTCGAGATCGAAGACGTCCTCGAGCGCCGACTGCAGACGGTCGTCTACCGTAAGGGGCTCGCAAACACGACCCGGCAGGCTCGACAGTTCATCATCCACGGACACGTCGTGGTCGGTGACCGACGTCACCAGATCCCGTCGTACGTCGTCGACGTCGACGAGGAAGGACTCGTCGCGTTCGACGAGAACAGTCCGCTCGCCGACGAACTCCACCCCGAACGCGCGGAGGGACAATAA
- a CDS encoding 30S ribosomal protein S11 encodes MADDEKWGIAHVHASFNNTIMTVTDLTGAETIAKSSGGTAVKQNRDEASPYAAMQMAEEVAEEIKSAGITGLHVHVRGPGGNLQKSPGPGAQATIRALARSGIEIGRIEDVTPIPHDGSRAPKGKGGY; translated from the coding sequence ATGGCAGACGACGAGAAATGGGGCATCGCCCACGTGCACGCATCGTTCAACAACACCATCATGACCGTGACTGATCTCACGGGCGCGGAGACGATCGCCAAATCCTCTGGCGGAACGGCGGTCAAACAAAACCGCGACGAGGCCTCGCCGTACGCTGCGATGCAGATGGCAGAGGAGGTCGCCGAAGAGATCAAAAGCGCCGGCATCACCGGCCTGCACGTTCACGTCCGTGGTCCCGGCGGGAACCTCCAGAAGTCCCCCGGTCCCGGCGCGCAGGCGACGATCCGCGCGCTCGCCCGGTCGGGCATCGAGATCGGCCGCATCGAGGACGTGACCCCGATCCCACACGACGGGTCGCGTGCACCAAAGGGTAAAGGCGGCTACTAG
- a CDS encoding DNA-directed RNA polymerase subunit D, which translates to MTEEYDVEFVEREDRKARFLVRGITPAFANGIRRAMIADVPTMAIDTVRFVENSSVMFDEQLALRLGLVPLTTPPAGEFAEGESVTLSIDVEGPGTAYSGDLFSSDELVQPADENVPIIELTDGQRLEAEADAVYDRGKSHAKHQGGVAVGYRHLQKVVVEGDLPEFEDDEARIVRGVIEDDGELVPTSEFDHDLSNRYPGKEIRVEDVPNAFVFHAETDGSFTVDELVARAADSLESRAVELENAVQL; encoded by the coding sequence ATGACCGAAGAGTACGACGTCGAGTTCGTCGAACGCGAGGATCGGAAGGCGCGGTTTCTCGTCCGCGGAATCACGCCCGCGTTCGCAAACGGGATCCGCCGGGCGATGATCGCGGACGTGCCGACGATGGCAATCGACACCGTCAGATTCGTCGAGAACTCGTCGGTCATGTTCGACGAGCAACTCGCCTTGCGTCTCGGGCTCGTTCCACTGACTACGCCGCCTGCGGGAGAGTTCGCCGAAGGCGAGTCCGTCACGCTCTCGATCGACGTCGAAGGACCGGGCACCGCCTACTCGGGCGATCTCTTCTCGAGCGACGAGCTCGTCCAGCCCGCAGACGAGAACGTCCCGATCATCGAACTCACGGACGGTCAACGCCTCGAGGCTGAGGCAGACGCCGTCTACGACCGTGGCAAGAGCCACGCCAAACACCAGGGCGGAGTCGCCGTCGGCTATCGACACCTCCAGAAGGTGGTCGTCGAAGGCGATCTCCCCGAGTTCGAGGACGACGAGGCACGGATCGTCCGCGGCGTGATAGAAGACGACGGCGAGCTCGTTCCGACGAGCGAGTTCGACCACGATCTCTCGAACCGGTATCCGGGCAAGGAAATTCGGGTCGAAGACGTGCCGAACGCCTTCGTCTTCCACGCCGAGACCGACGGCTCGTTCACCGTCGACGAACTGGTCGCGCGCGCGGCCGACTCGCTCGAGTCGCGTGCGGTCGAACTCGAGAACGCAGTACAGCTATAG
- a CDS encoding 50S ribosomal protein L18e translates to MSSKTNPRLNDLIADLKSASRETDADVWRDVASRLEKPRSTHAEVNLGRIERYAREDETVVVPGKVLGSGALQKSVTVAAVDFSSSAETKIDQVGEPVQLEQLLEENPEGSDVRVIA, encoded by the coding sequence ATGAGTAGCAAAACGAATCCGAGGCTCAACGATCTCATCGCCGATCTGAAGTCGGCGTCTCGCGAGACGGACGCCGATGTCTGGCGTGACGTCGCGAGTCGCCTCGAGAAGCCCCGATCGACCCACGCGGAGGTGAACCTGGGGCGGATCGAGCGATATGCACGCGAAGACGAGACAGTCGTCGTTCCCGGCAAGGTGCTGGGATCCGGCGCGCTCCAGAAGTCAGTTACCGTCGCCGCCGTCGACTTCTCCTCGTCGGCAGAGACGAAGATCGACCAGGTCGGCGAACCAGTACAGCTCGAGCAACTGCTCGAAGAGAACCCGGAAGGATCCGACGTGCGGGTGATCGCATGA
- a CDS encoding 50S ribosomal protein L13, translated as MSVNTAEFDADVVVDARDCILGRVASQVAERALEGDRVAVVNAEDAVITGDKNDVFETYRKRLQLGSDSGPYYPKRPDTIFKRSVRGMLPYKKKRGRKAFENVRVYVGNPYEDGDSEAEILPDTSLDRLSNIRFVHLHEVSEQLGANVTW; from the coding sequence ATGAGCGTCAACACCGCAGAGTTCGACGCCGACGTCGTCGTCGACGCCCGCGACTGCATCCTGGGTCGGGTCGCGAGCCAGGTCGCCGAACGCGCACTCGAGGGCGACCGCGTCGCCGTCGTCAACGCGGAAGACGCCGTCATCACGGGCGACAAAAACGACGTCTTCGAAACCTACCGCAAGCGCCTGCAACTCGGCTCGGACAGCGGTCCGTACTACCCCAAGCGGCCGGACACGATCTTCAAGCGGTCGGTCCGTGGCATGCTGCCGTACAAGAAAAAACGCGGCCGCAAGGCCTTCGAGAACGTCCGCGTCTACGTGGGCAACCCCTACGAGGACGGCGACAGCGAGGCCGAGATCCTCCCGGACACGTCGCTGGATCGGCTCTCGAACATCCGCTTCGTGCACTTACACGAAGTGTCCGAACAGTTAGGTGCTAACGTCACATGGTAA
- a CDS encoding 30S ribosomal protein S9 translates to MVTNTSGKKKTAVARATVSEGEGRVRINSQPVELVEPEMSRLKMLEPFRIAGEDLRSEVDVDVRVDGGGISGQADAVRTAIARGIVQHTNDAELRDAYMEFDRSLLVNDVRQSEPKKWGGPGARARYQKSYR, encoded by the coding sequence ATGGTAACGAACACGAGTGGCAAGAAAAAGACCGCCGTCGCTCGCGCAACGGTTAGCGAGGGCGAGGGTCGCGTGCGTATCAACTCCCAGCCGGTCGAGCTGGTCGAACCGGAGATGTCCCGGCTGAAGATGCTCGAGCCGTTCCGTATCGCCGGCGAGGACCTCCGCAGCGAGGTCGACGTCGACGTTCGCGTCGACGGTGGTGGCATCAGCGGCCAGGCAGACGCCGTCCGCACGGCCATCGCCCGGGGCATCGTCCAGCACACGAACGACGCCGAACTCCGCGACGCGTACATGGAGTTCGACCGGTCGCTGCTGGTCAACGACGTCCGCCAGTCCGAACCCAAAAAGTGGGGCGGTCCGGGAGCACGGGCCCGCTACCAGAAGTCCTACCGCTGA
- a CDS encoding DNA-directed RNA polymerase subunit N, with the protein MMVPVRCFTCGTVVGEHWEAFDERANEGEEDPQEVLDDLGVDRYCCRRMLVSHTDLVDVVAPYQ; encoded by the coding sequence ATGATGGTACCGGTCCGGTGTTTCACCTGTGGCACCGTCGTAGGCGAACACTGGGAAGCGTTCGACGAGCGAGCGAACGAGGGCGAGGAAGACCCACAGGAGGTTCTCGACGACCTCGGCGTCGATCGGTACTGCTGTCGGCGAATGCTCGTCTCTCACACCGACCTCGTCGACGTCGTCGCACCATACCAGTAA
- a CDS encoding DNA-directed RNA polymerase subunit K: MQRQRHNRYEKARILGARALQVSHGAPVLIETDQSEPILIAAEEYDAGVLPFTVDRGEA, encoded by the coding sequence ATGCAGAGACAACGACACAACCGCTACGAGAAAGCGCGGATCCTCGGCGCGAGAGCGCTGCAGGTCTCACACGGCGCACCGGTGTTGATCGAAACCGACCAGTCGGAGCCGATCCTCATCGCCGCCGAAGAGTACGACGCCGGCGTGTTGCCGTTTACGGTCGACCGAGGTGAGGCGTAG
- the eno gene encoding phosphopyruvate hydratase, whose amino-acid sequence MTLITDVRLRRVLDSRGNPTVEADVLTESGGFGRAAAPSGASTGEYEAIERPPNEAIAAAREHAVPRLVGEAYAGNQREVDGILRAADGTDDFSEIGANSAVAISMAAAKAGADVLGAPLYQHLGGTFRGENFPVPLGNVVGGGEHAADATDIQEFLVAPVGAPSVADAVFANAAVHGEVAALLEDRGVPSGKGDEGAWAPSIDDAEAFEIVDEAVETVAEDVGFEIGFGLDMAAAEMYDAEEGVYEYSDRTRDTDEQIEYVADLVSEYDLVYVEDPLDEDDYEAFAELTEEVGDRTLICGDDLFVTNTDRLATGIEEGAANSILIKPNQIGTLSDAFDAVELATKNGYDAVISHRSGETEDATIAHLAVATDAPFIKTGAVGGERTAKLNELIRIADDAT is encoded by the coding sequence ATGACGCTGATCACCGACGTTCGACTCCGGCGTGTGCTCGACTCCCGTGGCAACCCCACCGTCGAGGCCGACGTGCTCACCGAAAGCGGCGGCTTCGGCCGCGCGGCAGCGCCCTCGGGAGCGAGTACGGGCGAGTACGAGGCGATCGAACGGCCGCCGAATGAAGCGATCGCCGCCGCCAGAGAACACGCCGTACCCCGCCTCGTCGGCGAGGCCTACGCCGGCAACCAGCGCGAGGTCGACGGGATCTTGCGCGCGGCAGACGGTACGGACGACTTCTCGGAGATCGGCGCAAACAGCGCGGTCGCCATCTCGATGGCCGCAGCGAAGGCCGGTGCCGACGTGCTCGGTGCGCCGCTGTACCAGCATCTCGGCGGCACGTTCCGTGGCGAGAACTTCCCTGTCCCGCTCGGAAACGTCGTCGGCGGCGGCGAACACGCCGCAGACGCGACGGATATCCAGGAGTTTCTCGTCGCCCCCGTCGGCGCACCCAGCGTCGCCGATGCCGTCTTCGCCAACGCGGCCGTCCACGGCGAGGTCGCCGCGTTGCTCGAGGACCGGGGCGTTCCCTCCGGCAAGGGCGACGAGGGAGCCTGGGCACCCTCGATCGACGACGCGGAGGCGTTCGAGATCGTCGACGAGGCGGTCGAAACGGTCGCCGAAGACGTCGGCTTCGAGATCGGTTTCGGGCTCGATATGGCGGCCGCCGAGATGTACGACGCCGAGGAGGGTGTCTACGAGTACAGCGACCGGACTCGAGACACCGACGAACAGATCGAGTACGTCGCCGACCTCGTCTCCGAGTACGACCTCGTCTACGTCGAGGATCCCCTCGACGAGGACGACTACGAGGCGTTTGCCGAGCTCACGGAGGAAGTCGGCGACCGGACCCTGATCTGTGGCGACGACCTGTTCGTGACGAACACGGATCGTCTCGCGACTGGGATCGAGGAGGGCGCGGCAAACAGCATCCTGATCAAGCCGAACCAGATCGGGACGCTTTCTGACGCCTTCGATGCGGTCGAACTCGCGACGAAAAACGGCTACGACGCCGTCATCTCCCATCGCTCTGGCGAGACCGAAGACGCGACGATCGCACACCTCGCCGTCGCGACGGACGCGCCGTTTATCAAAACGGGTGCCGTCGGTGGCGAGCGAACCGCAAAGCTCAACGAGCTCATTCGAATCGCAGACGACGCGACATGA
- the rpsB gene encoding 30S ribosomal protein S2, whose translation MTENDTPQEGLDAAEEEIDEEPAEGAGPAAEPAEDVEPAEEADAEAAAEAEQDDEGPSLDDDVMSDEEADLLIPVEDYLGAGVHIGTQQKTEDMERFIHRVRTDGLYVLDVSKTDGRIRTAANFLANYAPEQILVTSSRQYGRFPAEKFAEAVGARARTGRFIPGTLTNPKYDGYIEPDVVVVTDPIGDAQAVKEAITVGIPVIAMCDSNNQVSNVDLVVPTNNKGRKALSVVYWLLANEVLDRRGAEPAYSLEDFESGI comes from the coding sequence ATGACAGAAAACGATACACCACAGGAGGGGCTCGACGCCGCCGAGGAGGAGATCGACGAGGAGCCGGCCGAAGGTGCCGGCCCCGCCGCCGAACCCGCCGAGGACGTCGAGCCCGCAGAGGAAGCGGACGCCGAGGCAGCCGCCGAGGCCGAACAAGACGACGAGGGACCGTCCCTCGACGACGACGTGATGAGCGACGAGGAAGCGGACCTGCTCATCCCCGTCGAGGACTACCTCGGAGCCGGCGTCCACATCGGTACCCAGCAAAAGACCGAGGACATGGAGCGGTTCATCCACCGCGTCCGGACCGACGGCCTCTACGTGCTCGACGTCTCGAAGACCGACGGCCGTATCCGCACGGCCGCGAACTTCCTCGCGAACTACGCTCCCGAACAGATCCTGGTTACCTCGAGTCGCCAGTACGGTCGCTTCCCGGCAGAGAAGTTCGCGGAAGCGGTCGGCGCTCGAGCACGCACCGGTCGATTCATCCCGGGAACGCTGACGAATCCGAAGTACGACGGCTACATCGAACCCGACGTCGTCGTCGTCACGGACCCGATCGGTGACGCTCAGGCCGTCAAGGAGGCGATCACCGTGGGTATTCCGGTCATCGCGATGTGTGACTCGAACAACCAGGTCAGTAACGTCGACCTCGTCGTCCCGACGAACAACAAGGGTCGCAAGGCGCTGTCGGTCGTCTACTGGCTGCTCGCAAACGAAGTCCTCGACCGCCGCGGTGCCGAGCCGGCGTACTCGCTCGAGGACTTCGAGAGCGGAATCTGA
- a CDS encoding helix-turn-helix domain-containing protein — translation MVSGIRATVTVRNPAHCRLARVATATGETVGRISRSTALPGPTGTVTEFLATEVPDDVDATPVCPYGTATLYRLSHDGDPDCPCECLGQFGCPIDRYVAEDGGVTLVFHVADFEQLQTVMGELRDRFSDVDVTRLLQAPADERSDAGVFVDRDQLTDRQLEVVRTAYEHGYFERPRRTNATELAEELEITRSTVTEHLRTAQRKLLKDVFEDSR, via the coding sequence ATGGTGTCCGGAATACGAGCGACGGTAACAGTCCGGAACCCGGCACACTGTCGGCTCGCACGCGTCGCCACAGCCACTGGGGAGACCGTCGGCCGGATCTCGAGAAGCACCGCGTTACCCGGACCGACGGGAACTGTAACCGAGTTTCTGGCCACTGAAGTACCGGACGACGTAGACGCGACGCCGGTGTGTCCGTACGGGACAGCGACGCTGTATCGGCTCTCTCACGACGGCGACCCCGACTGTCCATGTGAGTGTCTCGGCCAGTTCGGCTGTCCGATCGACCGGTACGTCGCCGAAGACGGTGGCGTGACGCTCGTCTTTCACGTCGCGGACTTCGAGCAGCTCCAGACGGTGATGGGCGAGCTCCGGGACCGGTTTTCCGACGTCGACGTCACGCGATTGCTCCAGGCGCCGGCCGACGAGCGGTCGGATGCGGGCGTCTTCGTCGACCGGGACCAGCTCACCGACCGACAGCTCGAGGTGGTACGGACAGCCTACGAGCACGGCTACTTCGAGCGGCCCAGACGGACGAACGCGACGGAACTCGCCGAGGAACTCGAGATCACCCGGTCGACGGTCACCGAGCACCTGCGGACGGCCCAGCGAAAGCTCCTCAAAGACGTGTTCGAGGACAGCCGGTAG
- a CDS encoding pyridoxamine 5'-phosphate oxidase family protein, whose amino-acid sequence MSHAEETAMTATEIDSCLGRHETGVLGLARDDEPYAIPISYGYDADERTVYLRLVSTPDSEKRRFLGSRPRARLVVYDRAETEPIYRSAVAAGPLEELPPEELTVDHVEQYGDAKRPLFEIWGEPTADLDIRLYELEPDELSGRRVEIDR is encoded by the coding sequence ATGTCACATGCCGAGGAAACGGCGATGACGGCGACCGAAATCGACAGCTGCCTCGGGCGTCACGAGACCGGTGTGTTGGGGCTTGCCCGGGACGACGAACCCTACGCCATCCCGATCTCCTACGGCTACGACGCCGACGAGCGAACGGTGTATCTCCGGCTGGTGTCGACGCCGGACAGCGAGAAGCGTCGGTTCCTCGGCTCGAGGCCTCGAGCCCGTCTCGTCGTCTACGACCGGGCCGAGACGGAACCGATCTACCGAAGCGCCGTCGCTGCCGGCCCGCTCGAGGAGCTGCCACCCGAGGAACTGACGGTCGATCACGTCGAACAGTACGGCGACGCGAAACGACCGCTGTTCGAGATCTGGGGCGAGCCGACGGCCGACCTCGACATTCGGCTGTACGAACTCGAGCCCGACGAATTGAGCGGTCGTCGGGTCGAGATCGACCGTTAA
- a CDS encoding DUF7560 family zinc ribbon protein produces MEYVFSCPECRQEIELDDPLRQATLSNGCPVCGAAVTADHFASC; encoded by the coding sequence ATGGAATACGTATTCAGCTGTCCGGAGTGTCGCCAGGAGATCGAACTCGACGATCCGTTACGCCAGGCGACGCTGTCGAACGGGTGTCCCGTCTGTGGGGCGGCCGTCACGGCCGACCACTTCGCGTCGTGTTAA